The following proteins are encoded in a genomic region of Coffea eugenioides isolate CCC68of chromosome 6, Ceug_1.0, whole genome shotgun sequence:
- the LOC113772818 gene encoding repetitive proline-rich cell wall protein 1, with the protein MDSSKITALLLLSMLLIASANPVDPDCGSCSPKPKTPKGPITLPPVVKPPVTLPPVTLPPVVKPPITLPPIVKPPVTLPPVTLPPVVKPPVTLPPVVKPPVTLPPVTLPPVLNPPVTLPPVTLPPVLNPPVTLPPVTLPPVVKPPVTLPPVTLPPIVKPPVTLPPVTLPPITLPPVTMPPVTTKPPKAKPCPPPPVKPKKPKQAKCPVDTLKLGACADLLGGVVHIGFGDPVVNECCPILSGLVDVDAAVCLCTTLKLKVLNLKIFVPIALELLVYCGKTPPPGYTCSH; encoded by the coding sequence ATGGATTCCTCCAAGATTACGGCTCTTTTACTCCTTTCTATGCTCCTCATTGCCTCAGCCAATCCTGTTGATCCTGACTGTGGCTCCTGCTCCCCTAAGCCCAAAACTCCTAAAGGTCCCATTACTCTCCCACCAGTTGTCAAGCCTCCTGTAACCCTTCCGCCAGTAACTCTACCCCCGGTGGTGAAGCCACCCATAACCCTACCGCCCATTGTGAAGCCACCAGTGACATTGCCACCGGTCACATTACCTCCAGTGGTGAAGCCACCTGTGACACTACCTCCTGTCGTGAAGCCGCCAGTAACTTTGCCACCTGTGACACTACCCCCAGTGTTGAATCCGCCAGTAACTTTGCCACCTGTGACACTACCCCCAGTGTTGAATCCGCCAGTAACTTTGCCACCTGTGACACTACCCCCAGTCGTGAAGCCGCCAGTAACATTGCCACCTGTGACACTACCCCCAATTGTGAAGCCGCCAGTAACATTGCCACCTGTGACACTACCACCTATAACACTACCTCCGGTGACAATGCCACCAGTCACCACGAAGCCGCCAAAAGCAAAACCCTGCCCGCCACCACCGGTTAAGCCTAAAAAACCTAAGCAGGCCAAGTGTCCTGTTGATACCCTAAAGCTGGGAGCTTGCGCGGATCTTCTTGGTGGAGTGGTGCACATTGGTTTTGGAGATCCCGTTGTGAATGAGTGCTGCCCAATTCTTTCAGGGCTGGTTGATGTTGACGCTGCCGTTTGCTTGTGTACAACACTCAAGCTCAAGGTTCTCAACCTCAAAATTTTCGTCCCAATTGCTCTCGAGCTCCTTGTTTATTGTGGGAAGACACCGCCTCCCGGTTACACTTGCTCTCACTAG